In Truepera sp., the sequence GTTGCCACGTTACGTTCTGAAGCGCTTCGGCGAGCTCCAACGCAAGCGCTTGGCGGAGTTGTACGTGGGCGGCGCTGATGGCTTCCTCGGGTGTGTCCGCGTGGTCGGCCGTGATGGGCCTAGAGGCTGCGGTTGTCGCCTCAGTTGGGCCTTTGTAGGCTTCGCGCCAGGCGCGGAACGGCTCGATTGCCATTAGCGTGTTGACGGTCACGGCCTCCGGTTTAGTGGCCATCAGTTGGTGGCCGGTGTCGGTGAGTTCGTAGACCCCGCGCTTTACGGCCCTGATCAACTCGGCTTTCGTCAGGTAGGTGCGTGCCCAGCCGACGCGGTTGTCGTAGCGCCGCTGCCGGCCGCTGGGGAGGAGTTCGTGGCGGTCGTCGCTCGTGACTCCCATGCGGTTGGCCAGCAAGTCCTTGGCTTCGGTGAGCGATACGTGGTCGCGCTCGGTGAGCAGGGTGAGTAGCGGCAAGAAGAACTCGTCGTAGGTGGGAACTGCCATGAGTGGAGTTAGGCTAACAGACGCGTCCTCGTGAGGGAACCTGACCACGGAATAGTGGTGTACCTTGTTTGCACGCTCATGGGGCATGACGGAGCCGTGCGGGCGTCATTCTTGCGGGCATTCGGGGCGGCTGGGCCCGCACCAAGGCGGCCGTGGTACTCAGTGCATTGTCGATCCGGGCAGCGCTTTGGTCAGGGGCACGATGGCGGTGGCGGGCTGGTGGTTGGCCAGGTCTACACAGAGGATTCGGAAGCGGTCTTAGTTGTTTGAGCCCGGGTGGTCGCAGCGTGAGTTGCGGCAACAGATCTCTCCGACCACGCCCACCAGCGCGCTGGCCGGGTGTGCTGGTATCCAGGCAAGGCTCTTGGTGAACACTCAGGTGGTGAGGCCGGCGCCGCTTTCGCAGTGGTGCACCACTACGCCGCATTCAGCCGCCCATAGTGGGTTGGCGCCTAGAGCCGCTGGGGCGCGGTGGGCGACCTCAAGCAACTTCGGCTCGTAGGTCTGGAGCTCCGTAGTCTTGTGCTCCGCCTACCACAGGTGTCCCTCCCGTTGTTCCTGCGTTTGGCGTTGGAGTTCTTGTTGGCCCATGGTCTGAGTATCCTCACAATAGGCAACTGAGAACGTGCCGGTCGACGGTGCTCAGGGCGGAATCCATCCCTGGCATTACTCTTGCTCTCGATATGGCGGAGGTGTTCGGTCATGGCAAAGTTTGGACGAGGGCTAAACCGAGAGATCGTCGCGGCCGTCAACCGCGGTGAACTCCGCGAACCATTGACGGTCAGCACAATACGGGAGTTCGTTAGACGGCGTGGCTGGCCGGTGCGTGAATCCCACCTTCGCGTCACGCTGGCCAACGCCGCAAGTATTAGACACAGCCCGACATACCGCAAGTACTTCGAAGCGCTGGGCGACGGGCGCTATCAAGTGCGACGGGAGTATCGTGGTCTCGACTGGTACTAGCACCGTCCCAGCGAAGGCCCATGGCTTGCGTCTGGGTCTACCGATACCCGGCGGCGCCACCCTAATCCTCGACACCGTGTACGGCGCGGTCACCCCCGGCGGCGAAATGGGGTGGTTCCAAAGGTCACCGGTTTGATAGGTAGGCAAGCTCGTCTCGGTGCGCCCTTAGTGTTTCCCACTTACGAGCTCCTCCGTCCAGCGCCTACTTGTTTGTTTGGGGTTTGATCTCTGCGCTTGCGGCTCGTAGGTCTTTGGCAAGGATGTGTAGGGCACGTTCTTGCTCTTCGGGGCTGGCGTTCCCGAGTTTCAAGCCTAGGCGATTGCCGAGGAGCGTATATGTAAGACAGGGCTTGTGTAGATGCTGCAGCGGCACCGTGTTTTCGAAGGGTACGAGCTCCAATGCTCGCTCGAAACCGGATCGAGGCAAGA encodes:
- a CDS encoding restriction endonuclease, encoding MAVPTYDEFFLPLLTLLTERDHVSLTEAKDLLANRMGVTSDDRHELLPSGRQRRYDNRVGWARTYLTKAELIRAVKRGVYELTDTGHQLMATKPEAVTVNTLMAIEPFRAWREAYKGPTEATTAASRPITADHADTPEEAISAAHVQLRQALALELAEALQNVTWQRFEEIVVDVLLALGYGGSRAGAGHAFRKSGDGGVDGVINEDRLGLSKIYVQAKRKAPDYRVSRPDVQAFVGSLMGQKAKQGVFITTSGFTQEARDYASSLSDLRVVLIDGENLAEFMIDHDVGVSEQERYIIKRLDRDYFEET